tattatatatatgttatatatatataatatatatatattatataaatatatattatatatattaaatatatatattatatatatattttatatatattttatatatatattatatatatattttatatatattatatatatatattttgtataagttacatatatttatatattatatataaatatatatattatataaatatatatatattatataaatatatattatatatatattaattatgtcttatataaatattatatatatatatattataaatatattatatatatatatatatgtataatatatatatatatatatgttgtatatacattatatatatgttatatataaatatatatatatattatataaatatatataatatataaatattatatatattatatatattatatattttatatatatatatattatatatattatatatatttattatttatatatatattatatatatatattatatatatatattatatatatatattatatatatattatatagatattatatatattgtatatatattttataaatataatgtatatatataatgtatatatatatattatatatatattatatttatatatttattatatatatatattatatttatatgtttattatatatatattatatttatatatttattatatatatattatatatatatatttattatatatatattatatatatatatgttatatatataatgtatatatatataatatatatattttttatatttatattatttatatatatatatattatatttctatattatatatatatattatgtatattatatatgtaatattatatttatatattatattcatatattatatatattatatatatattatatgtatattatatatattatattttatatatatattatatatatatattttatatatgtattatatattatatatataatatacatataatatatatataatatatatatatattatattatatatatatatattatatatatattatatatatatatatatattatatatatatatcatatatttatattatatatatattatatatatattatatatatattatatacatatatatatatatatatatatatatatatatatattatattaatatattatatatatatatatattatacatatacattatatatatatatatatatatatatatatatatatatatattatgtattatatatatatataatatatatattatatatattgtatatatatatattataaatatattatttattatatatattatatatatacatatattatatataatatatatattttttatattatatatattatatatattttatatatatattatatatttataatatatatatatatatattatatatatatattatgagataAAGCCGACCTCTCATCGTTTTAGCACAGCTTTCACGGTTAGGATGtgatggaagaaggggatgaagaagagaaggaagaggagcggtGGAGAAGAAAAGATCGTGCAAATTCAGTTGCGGctagggctgaggtccaaggcagggATCACTtgccttgggcctcagtctccttCTCTAAAGACCCATGACTGCAATGACTAAGGGATTGAAGGGTATTGGGTTCATTggtcttattcttattgtcatattTAATGATGGTTTTCATTTTATTAGGATTTACATGATGATATAGTTGCATCATGAAGTAGATGTCAGAGGATTTTGTTCACACTTCTGGCATTTGTTTTTTGTAAAATTTCTCATTTTAGtagctatatatgtatgatttttttttctattttgatcaTTGAATATGATAGGCATTCTGTTATCCTTGTTCTACTTTCTATTCACAGGGCAACAAGGATTATTTTGCCCCACTGGATTCCTTTGGTCCCACTCATGGACAAGGAAATAGTTGGCACAGGAGTCAGTATCAAAGAAGAGCGCAGAGGTGTCATAGAAGAGATTTATTTGGAAATCAAAGAAGAACCGCTTGATCATGTAGATGAAGCGAGGGATGAAGTGAGCGAAGTGAAAGTGGAAAGTGAATTCCTCGCCTTCAATGATCTTGAAGATCCTAGAAATGAAGCAAGTGAAAAAGACTTGTGTGATACCATTGAGGATTGTAATACCTTGAAGGCGCCATATGTggttgaggaaaatgagaaaaaaggctcATTAGCAGAGGATCAGGCAAAGCAAGAGGAAAGTCATGAAGAAGTTACGCACAGAAAAGTGAATAAGAAATTCAAATTTATTGTATGTGAAGTGTGTGGCAAAACAAtctatagagaaagatatataaagattcaTATGAGAGTACACACAAAAGAGAAGCCATTCACCTGTGACATTTGCAGCAAAAATTTCACACAGAAAAGTAGTCTAGTGAAACACATGAGAGTGCATACAAATAAGAGACCCTATAACTGTGAGATTTGCAATAAAGACTTTGCAGAAAAATATGGCTTAGAGAGACACAAAAGAGTACATACGAAGGAGAAGCCATATATCTGTGAGATTTGTAATAGGGCCTTTGCACAGAATAATGAAAGAGTGAGACATATAAGACTTCATACAAAAGAGAAGCCATACAGCTGTCAAATTTGCAATAAGACCTTCACACGGAATAGTAGCAGAGTGGAACACATGaaagtacatacaaaggagaaaccatatGGCTGTAATACATGCAAGAAGGTCTTTGCTTTGAAATCTACTCTAGTAAGGCACATGaaagtacatacaaaggagaagctgTAACCTGtggttaacaatatatatatttttttaatataatttagCACAACACGAGAGAGTACATGCAAAGGAGGAATGTGCCTGAGGCTTCTCTAAAAGATATGTTTTTGGGCTTGTGCATGCAAAGTAGAAGCCACATAGGCATTCTCTGAGTGAAAGAATACTTTAGTGTATGTAAAGGTCACAGGCCTAAGGTGTACAAGTTCTGTATATGTAACTTTACCCCGAGAAAAAATGTTGCAGGAAACATGAGACTTTTCAATTAAGAAATAATGTATGTACTTGGAAGACTTCCCTTTGACATTATTAAGGCAGATGCATCATTGGTTTTGGAGCTTCTCTTTTGCAGAATTGTGTTTTCTATGAAAATCTTA
The sequence above is a segment of the Penaeus vannamei isolate JL-2024 unplaced genomic scaffold, ASM4276789v1 unanchor2693, whole genome shotgun sequence genome. Coding sequences within it:
- the LOC113821091 gene encoding zinc finger protein 271, whose protein sequence is MDKEIVGTGVSIKEERRGVIEEIYLEIKEEPLDHVDEARDEVSEVKVESEFLAFNDLEDPRNEASEKDLCDTIEDCNTLKAPYVVEENEKKGSLAEDQAKQEESHEEVTHRKVNKKFKFIVCEVCGKTIYRERYIKIHMRVHTKEKPFTCDICSKNFTQKSSLVKHMRVHTNKRPYNCEICNKDFAEKYGLERHKRVHTKEKPYICEICNRAFAQNNERVRHIRLHTKEKPYSCQICNKTFTRNSSRVEHMKVHTKEKPYGCNTCKKVFALKSTLVRHMKVHTKEKL